From one Candidatus Chromulinivorax destructor genomic stretch:
- a CDS encoding ankyrin repeat domain-containing protein: MKTHLTYEFVQSLIFGEEIEKLEMIFTKVPNIDVNYTDKNGYSLLCFAIHFGKLKSVQFLIEKGADIHQKNPEFYSEAPLHLAARDFNAEIIQALLSAGADINALNTENQTPLIFALGHEKADIALFKDAGADLLIQDKYNKTALHYAAQAGHITAIQDLLAAGLDLHAQDDAENNVLHYAARAHNHEALQLLIAAGANIEACDMYGHTPLHIAAMFAEEASSQKVAILIAAGANIHATSKDEATPLCMAVQAGSLEAVQALVAAGADIHAKRTNPILSMQFNMKFVNDTLLHKAAINGHAHIVAFLLEKGIEINAQDDISASALHYATAAESFDVVKLLVAAGANLNIVDKDNATPLHVAIITHKNNELIQYLIDAGADINMPGKHGNTLLHYAVKDQNIAITKLLIRAGVNRSLANDGGKAAVHYAKSKKIRELLA, from the coding sequence ATGAAAACTCATTTGACTTACGAATTCGTTCAAAGTTTAATTTTCGGTGAAGAGATTGAAAAATTAGAGATGATTTTCACTAAAGTTCCAAATATTGATGTAAATTATACTGATAAAAATGGTTACTCTTTACTTTGTTTTGCTATTCATTTTGGTAAATTAAAATCGGTGCAATTTTTAATTGAAAAAGGCGCTGATATTCATCAAAAAAATCCTGAATTTTACTCAGAAGCACCTTTGCATTTAGCGGCTCGTGATTTTAATGCTGAAATTATTCAAGCGTTACTTTCTGCAGGGGCTGATATTAATGCGCTTAATACAGAAAATCAGACTCCATTAATTTTTGCACTTGGTCATGAAAAAGCTGACATAGCTTTATTTAAAGATGCTGGTGCAGACTTATTGATACAAGATAAATACAATAAAACAGCTTTGCATTACGCAGCTCAAGCAGGTCATATTACAGCTATTCAAGATTTATTAGCAGCTGGCTTAGACCTTCATGCACAAGATGATGCTGAAAATAATGTTTTACATTATGCAGCTCGTGCGCACAATCATGAAGCATTACAGTTGTTGATTGCAGCTGGTGCTAACATTGAAGCATGCGATATGTACGGACATACTCCATTGCACATTGCAGCGATGTTTGCAGAAGAAGCTTCAAGCCAAAAAGTAGCAATCTTGATTGCAGCTGGTGCTAACATTCATGCAACAAGCAAAGACGAAGCAACTCCATTGTGTATGGCTGTGCAAGCAGGTTCTTTAGAAGCTGTACAAGCTTTAGTTGCTGCAGGCGCTGATATTCATGCAAAAAGAACAAATCCAATCTTAAGCATGCAATTTAACATGAAATTTGTGAATGATACGTTATTGCATAAAGCTGCAATTAATGGTCATGCTCACATTGTTGCATTCTTGCTTGAAAAAGGCATTGAAATCAATGCGCAAGATGATATTTCAGCTTCAGCATTGCATTATGCTACAGCAGCTGAAAGCTTTGATGTTGTTAAGTTATTAGTAGCAGCTGGTGCAAATCTTAACATTGTTGATAAAGATAATGCAACTCCATTACATGTTGCAATTATTACGCATAAAAATAACGAACTGATTCAATATTTAATTGATGCAGGCGCTGATATTAATATGCCTGGTAAACATGGTAACACGTTATTGCATTATGCAGTAAAAGATCAAAACATTGCAATTACCAAACTATTAATCCGTGCTGGTGTGAACAGATCACTTGCAAATGATGGCGGCAAAGCAGCTGTACATTATGCAAAATCTAAAAAAATCAGAGAATTACTAGCGTAA
- a CDS encoding Fic family protein, whose amino-acid sequence MRETGQYNILGDIHFFTPYDLPPRNPSFQLTPEILEFYSQAMYNLGSLNETSKRLPDQKRFIKAYIIKEALLSSAIEGIHTTLVDVLTHTQDESAKATKNTQLVINYIQALDVAIEMMQHQKLPICSRMILAAHSALLSDIDGNKATPGVYRKQTVKVGNLVPPMATIIPELMSTLEKYIHEDQSLPPLIQAGLVHLQFETIHPFLDGNGRIGRLLIILMLMNNKLLDDPILYISYYFKKHHAQYYQALDRVRTHGDFEGWISYYLQAVAQSALDANIRIKAIESLERQLQELIKLDPQLSKVQDLSYAVLSSFFATPISTIARLNKIINKSYNTTQRILTKFVELGMITQSSHKRDKEYRFDQYLDLLEKEY is encoded by the coding sequence ATGCGTGAAACTGGACAGTATAACATTTTAGGTGATATTCATTTTTTTACACCATATGATTTACCCCCACGTAATCCATCATTTCAATTAACTCCTGAAATATTAGAATTTTATAGTCAGGCAATGTATAACTTGGGGAGTCTTAACGAAACAAGTAAGCGATTGCCCGATCAAAAAAGATTTATAAAAGCTTACATTATCAAAGAAGCTTTATTATCAAGCGCTATTGAAGGTATTCATACAACGTTGGTAGATGTGTTAACGCATACTCAAGATGAATCCGCAAAAGCTACTAAAAACACTCAGCTCGTTATAAATTATATACAAGCCTTGGATGTTGCGATCGAGATGATGCAGCATCAAAAATTACCAATATGTTCACGCATGATTCTTGCTGCTCACAGCGCCTTATTATCAGATATTGATGGTAATAAAGCAACGCCAGGAGTGTATCGCAAGCAAACCGTCAAGGTTGGTAATTTAGTTCCGCCCATGGCTACAATAATTCCTGAATTGATGAGTACTCTAGAAAAATATATACATGAAGATCAATCTTTACCGCCATTAATTCAAGCAGGTCTCGTACATCTTCAATTTGAAACAATTCATCCATTTTTAGATGGTAATGGCAGAATCGGGCGGTTATTAATTATTTTGATGTTGATGAATAATAAATTGTTAGATGATCCAATTTTGTACATTTCATATTATTTCAAAAAACATCATGCACAATATTACCAGGCACTTGATCGAGTTCGTACTCATGGGGACTTTGAAGGTTGGATATCTTATTATTTGCAAGCAGTTGCTCAAAGTGCTCTTGATGCAAACATACGAATAAAAGCGATAGAATCTTTAGAACGTCAGTTGCAAGAACTTATCAAATTAGATCCTCAATTATCTAAAGTCCAAGATTTATCATATGCTGTTCTGAGCTCTTTTTTTGCTACTCCAATTTCAACAATCGCGCGCCTTAATAAAATTATTAATAAATCTTATAATACGACACAGAGAATTCTTACTAAATTTGTTGAACTTGGCATGATTACTCAGTCATCGCATAAACGTGATAAAGAATATCGATTTGATCAATATTTAGATCTTTTAGAAAAAGAGTATTAG
- a CDS encoding ankyrin repeat domain-containing protein, with protein sequence MKSIQLIFSLFVCLQVNFMHASEKYAQQQDNVNKVDYSSLQIDSMSKQSAMEFTLLQYLGASVFHGNKEALQDKKILHTFHCKQNKKDISTTQQQEMNLVEQCYPGFFSDDEGSDLSGRHYKDVYNTNEQIKNKFLEILDRSLHENKNLNCYKNDPIFSHVMQHKNGYMQERVNTWLSEWAFLKNDKLFPLLPSLPSLSCSILLDHVEIAHMLLAIPEINTNIPKEINFLHCSAYYGSKKVIKYLLTMPDCDVNTKNYSGQTALHYAAEEGLVDVIELLLTAPNIDVNIQDEDGQTCLHYAILEDKNDSVKYLLTAPGIQVNIQDEDGFTPLHTAVYTHRAEMVRSLLSSPDIQVNIQDQNGNTPLHNAIRLNYSDIVELLLAVPEINVDIANEDGCSAFDLPKTEAVRALFLQAGFNCSKITLIQLDPEKTLSLLRVITLHGINIAQLPVKAIHEDNVEQLHLPEIELLRAILILLGEEGILLEGTEPTQEISTHVNKLLYFAIHHGLTNAVQLLLKIPEININSQDEDGESSLHYAVKSDRADIVKLLLARPEIDVNIQDKNGDSPLDYAFEANRINILQLLFAVPQINLDIESQEDQVSLDDADDVVEYTILVIKQLLKKARNSNIDINILRHLMLK encoded by the coding sequence ATGAAATCTATACAATTAATTTTTTCTCTTTTCGTTTGCTTGCAAGTAAACTTCATGCATGCATCTGAAAAATATGCACAACAACAAGATAATGTAAATAAAGTTGACTATAGTTCTTTACAAATAGATTCTATGAGTAAGCAGTCTGCTATGGAGTTTACCTTGTTACAATATTTAGGTGCTTCTGTATTTCATGGAAATAAAGAAGCATTGCAAGATAAAAAAATACTGCATACTTTCCATTGCAAACAAAATAAAAAAGATATAAGCACGACTCAGCAGCAAGAGATGAATCTTGTCGAACAATGTTATCCTGGTTTTTTTTCAGATGATGAAGGATCTGATTTAAGCGGTCGGCATTATAAAGATGTATATAATACAAATGAACAGATAAAAAATAAATTTTTAGAAATTTTAGACCGTTCACTGCATGAAAATAAGAATCTTAATTGTTATAAAAATGATCCAATATTTTCGCATGTTATGCAGCATAAAAATGGTTATATGCAAGAGAGAGTTAATACATGGCTGAGTGAGTGGGCTTTTTTAAAAAATGATAAATTATTTCCTTTATTACCATCATTACCTTCATTATCATGTAGTATTCTATTAGATCATGTTGAAATTGCTCACATGTTGCTAGCAATACCTGAAATTAATACAAATATTCCAAAAGAGATAAACTTCTTACATTGTTCGGCTTATTATGGTTCTAAAAAAGTTATAAAATATCTTCTGACAATGCCTGATTGTGATGTAAACACAAAAAATTATTCTGGGCAGACAGCACTCCATTATGCTGCTGAGGAAGGTTTGGTAGATGTTATAGAACTCTTATTAACAGCACCAAATATTGATGTGAATATTCAGGATGAAGATGGCCAGACTTGCCTTCATTATGCTATTCTTGAAGATAAAAATGATAGTGTAAAATATTTATTAACAGCGCCCGGCATACAGGTAAATATTCAGGATGAAGATGGTTTTACACCATTACATACTGCTGTTTATACTCATAGAGCTGAAATGGTAAGATCTTTATTATCATCGCCCGATATACAGGTAAATATTCAAGATCAAAATGGTAATACGCCATTACACAATGCTATTCGATTGAATTATAGCGACATTGTAGAGCTGTTATTAGCAGTACCAGAAATTAACGTAGATATTGCAAATGAAGACGGTTGTTCTGCGTTTGATTTGCCAAAGACAGAAGCGGTGAGAGCACTTTTTTTACAGGCGGGTTTTAATTGTAGTAAAATAACACTGATACAATTAGATCCAGAAAAGACATTATCACTACTCCGTGTTATTACTTTACATGGTATCAACATTGCACAATTACCTGTAAAAGCAATACATGAAGATAATGTTGAGCAGTTACATTTACCAGAGATAGAATTGTTACGAGCAATTCTTATACTTCTAGGGGAAGAAGGAATTTTGCTTGAAGGTACAGAGCCTACACAAGAAATTTCTACACATGTAAACAAACTTTTATATTTTGCTATACACCATGGTTTGACAAATGCAGTACAACTATTGTTAAAAATCCCTGAAATTAATATAAATAGTCAAGATGAGGATGGTGAATCTTCATTACATTATGCTGTAAAGTCTGATAGAGCTGATATTGTAAAGTTGTTGTTAGCAAGACCAGAAATTGATGTCAATATTCAAGATAAAAATGGTGACAGCCCATTAGATTATGCTTTTGAAGCAAATAGAATTAATATTTTACAGCTTTTATTTGCAGTACCACAAATTAATCTCGATATTGAAAGTCAAGAGGACCAAGTTTCATTAGATGATGCTGATGATGTTGTTGAATATACTATATTGGTCATTAAACAGTTATTAAAAAAGGCACGAAATAGCAACATAGATATCAACATTCTCAGACATTTAATGCTAAAATAG
- a CDS encoding ankyrin repeat domain-containing protein, with protein sequence MKFQKKLAKRAEKREAKKIEKKPVKNNQPFLSSRDIDGNSALHNAILHDNLELVKSLIDSKKADLNIKNHLKDTPLGLALLLQKLPAAQMLIEGGADINIQDDDSYAPLHDAAGYGNFELVQLLIKGGANIHALDCDQQTPLFHAVISTNFDAVKALLEAGSELNIKNYLGKTPLHEAVMTDNAEMVQLFLLNGADVHAQDDNGYTPLHNAAGTGDADIAQILLNAGADVNQKSKFMDQPMHIAASSDKIRIIKTLVAAGATINEQDMDGITPLHVAAAMGHPLIIEYLIAQGASLTTKNKHGQRPVDCSKNKKTKELIENCKKA encoded by the coding sequence ATGAAATTTCAAAAAAAATTGGCAAAACGTGCTGAAAAACGTGAAGCAAAAAAAATAGAAAAGAAACCTGTGAAAAACAACCAACCATTTTTAAGCAGCAGAGACATTGACGGCAATAGCGCTTTGCACAATGCAATTTTGCATGACAATCTAGAATTAGTTAAAAGTTTAATCGATTCTAAAAAAGCTGATTTGAACATTAAAAATCATTTGAAAGATACTCCACTTGGTTTAGCTTTGTTGTTGCAAAAACTGCCTGCAGCTCAAATGTTGATTGAAGGTGGTGCAGATATTAACATTCAAGATGACGACAGTTATGCTCCGCTGCATGATGCTGCTGGGTACGGAAATTTTGAACTCGTGCAACTGTTAATCAAAGGCGGTGCAAATATTCATGCTCTTGATTGTGACCAACAAACACCATTATTCCATGCGGTGATTTCAACTAATTTTGATGCGGTTAAGGCGTTGCTTGAAGCAGGCTCAGAATTGAATATTAAAAATTACTTAGGCAAAACGCCATTACACGAAGCTGTGATGACTGACAATGCTGAAATGGTACAACTATTTTTACTTAACGGCGCTGATGTGCATGCGCAAGATGATAACGGTTACACTCCATTACACAATGCTGCTGGTACAGGCGATGCTGATATTGCTCAAATTTTATTAAATGCTGGTGCTGATGTAAATCAAAAAAGTAAATTTATGGACCAGCCAATGCACATTGCTGCATCATCTGATAAAATTAGAATTATCAAAACATTGGTTGCTGCAGGTGCTACCATCAATGAACAAGATATGGACGGAATTACACCACTGCATGTTGCTGCAGCGATGGGCCACCCATTAATTATCGAATATTTAATTGCACAGGGTGCAAGCTTAACAACAAAAAATAAGCATGGCCAACGTCCTGTTGATTGTTCAAAAAATAAAAAGACTAAAGAACTTATAGAAAATTGTAAAAAGGCATAA
- a CDS encoding ankyrin repeat domain-containing protein, translated as MTTNPYGNSALHEAACNGDVQAVTDLLNILAEVNARNKDDETPLHLATLRNQTDTIKLLIAAQADVAAVNRFNNTPLHNSTICGNTSIVGLLIKSGAQVNVQNYKGNTPLHLAVLHQHNDIVQNLIRRGADVNLRNNKGQTALDLAQTEAMKTWLL; from the coding sequence ATGACAACCAATCCGTATGGTAATAGCGCATTGCATGAAGCTGCGTGTAATGGTGACGTGCAAGCAGTTACTGATTTGTTAAATATTTTAGCAGAAGTAAACGCTCGCAATAAAGATGATGAAACTCCTTTGCATTTAGCAACTCTGCGTAATCAGACTGACACAATCAAACTGTTAATTGCTGCACAAGCTGATGTTGCTGCGGTAAACCGCTTTAATAATACTCCATTACATAACAGCACAATTTGTGGCAACACTTCAATTGTTGGTTTGTTAATTAAATCTGGCGCCCAGGTAAACGTTCAAAATTACAAAGGTAACACACCGTTACATCTTGCAGTTTTGCATCAACACAACGACATTGTGCAAAATTTAATTCGCCGTGGCGCTGATGTTAACCTACGAAATAACAAAGGCCAAACTGCCCTTGATCTTGCACAAACAGAAGCAATGAAAACCTGGTTACTATAA
- a CDS encoding ankyrin repeat domain-containing protein, whose translation MSLRDFDKVYNNSPLHIAVENDDVQTVTTLLSNSAKLEARNSKGRTPLHGVTNYKIVKDLLAAGADVDALDKEGNTPLHTAILRKCVPIVQILLQAGADVTIKNSYKGDTPLHVAVDPLYRHGTMTQLLVKSGSPVNQQNNFGETPLHIAYKNSTGPIDRNIIKILIDNGADISVKNSAGKKPADHKDNALHDAVRSGESKDITKILMSKTDINFQDIYGRTALCHAVSKPGIEAGVIRNLFTAGADANIADAVNSSPLHQAVILGNISIVRLLLNAGAVVNKQNNDGDTPLHLAVKAGSRKAFRHYAAIVKVLIDHKTDLTLKNNAGKTAAECAVLDNIKKLFA comes from the coding sequence ATGAGTCTACGAGATTTCGATAAAGTATATAACAACAGCCCTTTACACATCGCTGTTGAAAATGATGATGTACAAACAGTAACAACATTGTTAAGCAACAGTGCAAAATTAGAGGCTCGTAACAGCAAGGGCAGAACTCCTTTGCATGGTGTGACAAATTATAAAATAGTAAAAGATTTACTTGCAGCTGGTGCTGATGTGGATGCACTTGATAAAGAAGGTAATACGCCGTTACACACTGCTATTTTACGTAAATGTGTCCCGATTGTTCAAATACTTTTACAAGCTGGCGCAGACGTTACGATAAAAAATAGTTACAAGGGTGATACGCCATTACACGTTGCAGTTGATCCGTTATACCGGCATGGTACCATGACCCAATTATTGGTGAAATCTGGTTCACCAGTTAATCAGCAAAATAATTTTGGTGAAACACCATTGCACATTGCTTATAAAAATAGTACAGGCCCAATCGATCGCAATATTATTAAAATATTAATTGATAACGGTGCAGATATTTCAGTCAAAAACAGTGCTGGCAAAAAACCTGCTGATCATAAAGATAATGCGTTGCATGATGCAGTGCGTTCTGGTGAAAGTAAAGATATCACCAAAATATTAATGTCGAAAACTGATATTAATTTTCAAGATATTTATGGTCGCACGGCGCTTTGTCATGCGGTATCAAAACCAGGAATAGAGGCAGGAGTTATCAGAAACTTGTTTACTGCTGGAGCTGACGCAAATATTGCTGATGCTGTTAACAGTTCTCCTTTGCATCAAGCGGTTATTCTTGGAAATATTTCGATTGTTCGATTGTTACTTAATGCAGGTGCAGTTGTTAACAAACAAAATAATGATGGAGATACACCGTTACATCTTGCAGTAAAAGCTGGCTCACGAAAGGCATTTCGTCATTATGCAGCAATTGTAAAAGTTTTAATCGATCACAAAACTGATCTTACACTCAAAAACAATGCTGGTAAAACGGCAGCAGAGTGCGCAGTTTTAGATAACATTAAAAAACTATTTGCATAG